A stretch of Shewanella dokdonensis DNA encodes these proteins:
- a CDS encoding gamma carbonic anhydrase family protein produces the protein MTNLRPYQGITPRLGQRVYIDEACVLVGDITLGDDASIWPLVAARGDVNRIIIGQRSNIQDGSVLHVTRRSTNNPEGYPLIIGDDVTVGHKAMLHGCTIGNRVLVGMGAIILDNVVVEDDVIIGAGSVVPPGKRLQAGYLYMGNPVRQARVLSEQELKFLPASADNYVRLKQEYLQQYEAGEKR, from the coding sequence ATGACAAATTTAAGACCTTACCAAGGCATTACTCCTAGGCTTGGGCAGCGCGTATATATTGATGAGGCCTGTGTCCTGGTCGGAGACATTACCCTTGGTGACGATGCCAGTATCTGGCCGTTGGTCGCTGCAAGAGGCGATGTTAATCGCATTATCATTGGTCAGCGCAGTAATATTCAGGATGGCTCGGTGCTCCATGTTACCCGCCGTTCAACGAACAATCCTGAGGGTTATCCACTTATCATTGGTGATGATGTCACGGTTGGCCATAAGGCGATGCTGCACGGCTGTACCATAGGCAACAGGGTACTGGTCGGCATGGGCGCGATTATTCTGGATAATGTGGTGGTGGAAGATGATGTGATTATTGGGGCTGGCTCTGTAGTTCCGCCGGGGAAACGCTTGCAGGCGGGATACTTGTATATGGGCAACCCGGTTCGCCAGGCCAGAGTTTTGTCTGAACAGGAACTCAAATTTTTGCCGGCATCCGCTGATAACTATGTGCGTCTGAAACAGGAATATCTGCAACAGTATGAAGCAGGGGAAAAGCGCTAG
- a CDS encoding DUF1488 domain-containing protein has protein sequence MNQSVIFNELVRWVAELEVVEFTAQQQGNLIRCQVSRRYLQQFSAPQLVSEDDTIKVFELQRFDLEEMAEALITEEAFDCQGNISIG, from the coding sequence ATGAACCAATCGGTGATTTTCAATGAACTGGTGCGCTGGGTCGCGGAACTGGAGGTGGTAGAGTTTACTGCCCAACAACAGGGAAACCTCATCAGATGTCAGGTCTCACGTCGTTATCTACAGCAATTTTCTGCGCCGCAATTAGTTAGTGAAGATGACACTATTAAGGTGTTTGAACTACAGCGCTTTGACTTGGAAGAAATGGCCGAAGCGCTGATAACTGAAGAAGCCTTTGACTGTCAGGGCAATATTAGCATCGGCTAG
- a CDS encoding TOBE domain-containing protein, whose translation MNLKALLTLNDQQKLFANPRRIKLLLQIRDTGSISQGAREAGISYKAAWDAVNDMNQQADAALVTSEKGGKGGGGAQITPFGHRLLKVYELMDQMQDMALEALLDDAVPMDNLLELMAHFSLKTSARNQLTGEIVALQGDTLSDNVLVQLTSGQQVQAAITHASTGRLGLQPGKKVLLLVKAPAVLIHKQAVNTGNCLQGQLLDIKRNADKSEITLDIGAGEKVYASVNNTTLTGIELQLGDYFYAVFSPENTIIATMN comes from the coding sequence ATGAATCTTAAAGCCCTGCTAACACTCAATGATCAACAAAAGCTGTTTGCCAATCCCCGGCGCATCAAACTGCTATTACAAATCCGCGATACCGGTTCCATCAGCCAGGGCGCTCGGGAAGCTGGGATCAGCTATAAAGCTGCCTGGGATGCCGTCAACGATATGAACCAACAAGCTGATGCAGCACTGGTCACCAGTGAAAAAGGCGGCAAAGGTGGCGGCGGGGCCCAGATTACCCCGTTTGGACACCGCTTATTAAAGGTTTATGAGCTGATGGATCAAATGCAGGATATGGCATTAGAAGCCTTGCTCGATGATGCGGTACCCATGGACAACCTCTTAGAGCTAATGGCCCATTTCTCGTTGAAAACCAGCGCCCGTAACCAGTTAACTGGCGAAATTGTTGCCTTACAGGGTGATACCCTCAGCGACAATGTATTGGTGCAACTAACCAGTGGACAACAAGTACAAGCCGCCATTACTCATGCCAGTACCGGACGGCTAGGATTACAACCGGGTAAAAAAGTGCTGTTATTGGTCAAAGCTCCTGCCGTCTTGATCCATAAGCAAGCCGTAAACACTGGCAATTGTCTACAAGGACAATTGTTGGATATTAAGCGCAATGCAGATAAGAGCGAGATTACACTCGATATCGGTGCTGGTGAAAAAGTTTATGCGTCAGTTAACAACACCACTCTTACAGGGATTGAATTGCAATTAGGTGATTATTTTTATGCGGTTTTCAGTCCAGAAAATACCATCATCGCCACGATGAATTAA